Part of the Oceanivirga salmonicida genome, TTTGAAAAGTAAATAAATATATTTGTAAAAATATATATAATATTGCTGTTATTAAACTTTGTAAATCTATACCATTAAAAGTATAGTACCAAAAAGAATTAGTTGGTCTTATTAAATCATAATCTAATTCTCCAGATAAGACTCCAAAATAAATTTTTTCTTGCCCTTTTAAAAATACAGAATAACTTAATGGTATTATTATATTTCCTGTAACAATTAAATTAAAATATTCTATTCTAGTAAGTCCACCTAATGTATCTGTATATTCAAAAAATACATAGCCTGAAAGTATTTGTAAAATAAAAAATAGGTTAACTATAAAAAACATTATTATAGAAGTGGTTCTAAGTGATATAGTTTCCATTACACTTATTTTTAATAATCTCATAAATATTTTTATATTCATACCTATGCACCCATACCTTCATAAGTTTTTATACCTTTTTTAAGTAATACAAAATACATTGTTCTAAATAAAATAATCCATAATATACATACTACTATATAAGAAATAGTTTCATTTATACTTATACTTGATTGTATTGTTTTAGTTAAACCAAATACTATTATTCCAAATGGATTATATTTAATCATTCTAAATATATTCATTGGAAGTACATCTAATGGAAAATATGTTCCTGACGTAATAAAATATATTCCATTTAATAGTCCTACTAAAGGCCATGTTTCTAGCATCCAAAAACCTAAACAAGATAATACTGAC contains:
- a CDS encoding ABC-2 family transporter protein, which encodes MNIKIFMRLLKISVMETISLRTTSIIMFFIVNLFFILQILSGYVFFEYTDTLGGLTRIEYFNLIVTGNIIIPLSYSVFLKGQEKIYFGVLSGELDYDLIRPTNSFWYYTFNGIDLQSLITAILYIFLQIYLFTFQNLTITGILLYTLMLFIGAWYIFLVNRLLVILVFYFEKANSIMAYTEELDDMGSKPIKIYPKAIRYVFIYGLSYLMVYNAPINILKGEVNSSYMIAYMLSTVILSFVVYKLWFKAVKKYQSAN